The following proteins are co-located in the Pedobacter sp. FW305-3-2-15-E-R2A2 genome:
- a CDS encoding FeoA family protein, which produces MKLSQLNPGERGTIVAFTDLEMSVKLMEMGCLPGEVVEVERFAPLGDPIAIRVSGYQLCLRKSEASSIIIQ; this is translated from the coding sequence ATGAAACTTTCACAATTGAATCCGGGGGAACGAGGCACTATAGTGGCATTTACTGATTTAGAAATGTCTGTTAAACTAATGGAGATGGGCTGTTTGCCTGGAGAAGTTGTAGAGGTGGAACGGTTTGCTCCGCTTGGTGATCCGATTGCCATTCGGGTCTCAGGTTATCAACTTTGTTTACGTAAGAGCGAAGCATCTAGTATTATAATTCAGTAG
- a CDS encoding VanZ family protein, whose translation MNKIKALKYQIWAIVWTVVILILCNIEMPVSTNGTGFFFEGFDKMVHLGFFFVLTILLFYGRINYTHNYSFRSLTIFKIILITAALGGGIELLQWKVFTYRSAEWWDFTCDMGGVFMGVFSFILLHKSHYNEKEHQ comes from the coding sequence ATGAATAAAATTAAAGCATTAAAATACCAGATCTGGGCCATCGTATGGACGGTAGTGATTTTGATCCTTTGCAATATAGAAATGCCTGTCTCCACTAATGGGACAGGCTTTTTTTTTGAAGGATTTGATAAGATGGTGCATCTTGGGTTTTTCTTTGTCCTGACCATCCTGCTGTTTTATGGAAGGATAAACTATACCCATAACTATAGTTTTCGCTCGCTGACGATTTTTAAGATCATCCTGATCACCGCTGCTTTGGGTGGTGGCATTGAATTGCTTCAATGGAAAGTATTTACCTACAGGTCGGCAGAATGGTGGGATTTTACCTGCGATATGGGTGGCGTATTTATGGGGGTCTTCAGCTTTATACTTTTGCATAAATCTCATTATAATGAAAAAGAACATCAGTAG
- the gcvH gene encoding glycine cleavage system protein GcvH — MNFPSELKYTKDHEWVKIEGNEAYIGITDFAQRELGDIVYIDINTVGDEVGKDDVFGTVEAVKTVSDLFMPVTATVLETNPELNDNPELVNADPYGKGWMVKVTISDASQVDGLLDADAYKALVGA; from the coding sequence ATGAATTTTCCATCAGAATTAAAGTACACTAAAGACCACGAATGGGTTAAGATTGAAGGTAACGAGGCCTATATCGGTATTACTGATTTTGCACAACGTGAGTTAGGTGATATTGTATACATCGATATTAATACCGTGGGTGATGAAGTAGGCAAAGACGATGTTTTCGGAACAGTAGAAGCTGTTAAAACCGTATCTGATTTGTTTATGCCGGTAACTGCAACCGTATTGGAAACCAACCCGGAATTGAATGACAATCCTGAACTGGTAAACGCTGATCCTTATGGAAAAGGCTGGATGGTTAAAGTAACGATCTCTGATGCTTCACAAGTGGATGGTTTATTAGATGCTGATGCTTACAAAGCCCTTGTTGGAGCTTAA
- the feoB gene encoding ferrous iron transport protein B, with amino-acid sequence MKIALVGNPNTGKSTLFNLLTGLNQKIGNFPGITVDKKVGYCKLPDGRSAEITDLPGTYSLYPKSKDESIVFQVLADKNNSSYPDIVVLVADATNLRRNLLLYSQVADLQVPVVLALNMTDLAQKEGINVNVNLLSERLGIQIVAISARSNKGLTELKQAISNTTKIATQLKGTDVLALAPEAIQKVKDKIGTENDYFALQVLHQHYNLDHFSEVDHAGFDQIKKATGFETSKLQTEETVARYRDLGKVLTGIIEDTGAAKKFAFSDKIDSILTNRFWGLIIFMGLLFFLFNAIFSWSAYPMEMIEFIFAKLQELGHEYLPAGQLSDLLLDGVLAGLGGIVVFIPQIAILFAFISILEDTGYMARVTFMMDRIMRKFGLSGKSVVPMIGSLACAVPSIMSARNIENWKDRIITIMVAPLVSCSARLPVYTLLISLVVPEKMVWGFINLQGLTLMGMYLISIVAAVLVAFVMKFILKAKEKSYFIMEMPVYRMPRWGNVLFTMYDKSKTFVFEAGKVIIAISIVLWVMATYGPSERFAEIDKKYAAIEAQKDSVQISTLERDKSAERLENSYAGILGHAIEPAIRPLGFDWKIGIALITSFAAREAFVGTMATIYSVEGGDENVMQIRDSMRLAKNPETGLPVFTFATAFSLMLFYAFAMQCMSTVAVVFRETKSWKWPMIQLVYMTVMAYVASLIAYQFLK; translated from the coding sequence TTGAAAATAGCTCTGGTTGGGAATCCCAATACAGGCAAGTCTACTCTTTTTAATCTGCTTACAGGGTTAAATCAAAAAATTGGAAATTTTCCGGGCATTACCGTTGATAAAAAAGTAGGTTACTGCAAGCTTCCTGATGGCAGAAGTGCAGAGATTACCGATTTACCGGGAACCTATAGTTTATATCCGAAGAGTAAGGATGAAAGTATTGTCTTCCAGGTGTTGGCGGATAAGAACAATTCAAGCTATCCGGACATTGTGGTATTGGTGGCTGATGCGACCAATCTCCGAAGAAATTTATTGCTTTATTCGCAGGTTGCTGACCTGCAGGTGCCGGTAGTACTGGCGCTTAATATGACCGATCTGGCACAAAAAGAAGGGATTAATGTCAACGTTAATTTACTTTCGGAAAGATTGGGCATCCAGATTGTTGCGATCTCTGCGAGAAGCAATAAGGGACTAACCGAATTAAAACAAGCGATCAGCAATACCACGAAGATTGCGACACAGTTAAAAGGTACCGATGTACTTGCGCTGGCTCCTGAAGCGATTCAGAAAGTGAAAGACAAGATCGGAACAGAGAACGATTATTTTGCTTTGCAGGTATTGCACCAGCATTATAACCTGGATCACTTTTCCGAGGTAGATCATGCAGGGTTTGATCAGATCAAAAAAGCAACCGGTTTTGAAACCTCTAAATTACAGACCGAGGAAACCGTTGCGCGTTACCGTGACCTGGGAAAGGTCCTGACTGGTATAATCGAAGATACAGGAGCGGCAAAGAAGTTTGCTTTTAGTGATAAAATCGATTCCATCCTGACCAATAGGTTTTGGGGCCTGATCATTTTTATGGGCTTGTTGTTCTTCTTGTTCAACGCCATTTTCTCCTGGTCGGCTTATCCGATGGAGATGATTGAGTTTATCTTTGCCAAACTGCAGGAACTGGGACATGAATATTTACCCGCCGGGCAGCTGAGTGATTTACTGCTGGACGGTGTGCTTGCCGGCTTAGGTGGGATCGTGGTTTTCATTCCGCAGATTGCTATTCTCTTTGCTTTTATCTCGATTCTGGAAGACACAGGCTATATGGCCAGGGTGACTTTTATGATGGACAGGATCATGAGAAAGTTCGGTTTGAGTGGAAAATCCGTGGTGCCGATGATCGGAAGTCTGGCTTGTGCGGTTCCTTCCATCATGAGTGCCAGAAATATCGAAAACTGGAAAGACCGCATCATTACCATTATGGTGGCCCCTTTGGTGAGTTGTTCTGCAAGGTTACCTGTATATACTTTATTGATCAGCCTTGTTGTTCCTGAAAAAATGGTTTGGGGCTTCATTAACCTTCAGGGATTAACCCTGATGGGGATGTACCTGATCAGCATTGTTGCAGCGGTATTGGTGGCTTTTGTCATGAAATTCATCCTGAAGGCAAAAGAGAAATCTTATTTTATCATGGAAATGCCGGTATACAGAATGCCGAGATGGGGAAATGTGCTTTTCACGATGTATGATAAGTCTAAGACTTTTGTATTTGAAGCGGGTAAAGTGATCATTGCCATCTCCATTGTGCTTTGGGTAATGGCGACTTATGGTCCTTCCGAGCGTTTTGCTGAAATTGATAAAAAATACGCCGCTATAGAGGCTCAAAAAGATAGTGTACAGATTTCTACGCTTGAAAGGGATAAGTCGGCTGAAAGGCTTGAAAATTCGTATGCAGGAATTCTGGGTCATGCCATAGAGCCAGCCATCAGACCTTTGGGTTTTGACTGGAAGATCGGCATTGCACTGATCACTTCATTTGCTGCCAGAGAAGCCTTTGTAGGAACGATGGCTACGATTTACAGCGTGGAAGGTGGAGATGAGAATGTGATGCAGATCCGCGATAGTATGAGACTCGCAAAAAATCCGGAAACCGGATTGCCGGTGTTTACTTTTGCTACTGCCTTTTCATTGATGTTATTTTACGCCTTTGCGATGCAGTGTATGAGTACGGTAGCCGTGGTGTTCCGGGAAACAAAATCCTGGAAGTGGCCAATGATACAATTGGTGTATATGACCGTGATGGCTTATGTGGCGAGTTTAATTGCTTATCAGTTTTTAAAGTAA